In Cedecea neteri, a single genomic region encodes these proteins:
- a CDS encoding TetR/AcrR family transcriptional regulator, whose product MTKPAPLAANQPKRLRGHLRVAAITEAATQLFAEKGFDAVTMTEIAASSGTAIGSLYRFFPNKESLADALLLEYTREVIDRLEVLEASVTGVDIPTAADLFTRFVLSLQSQRTFALRLVEERGEHEAARLQFRDAMRGGFSTALQVVIPSLSAERASLMTIVILQMLKGAAAANLQNDAERKAVLAEAQALLELYLSTEQAKK is encoded by the coding sequence ATGACGAAACCAGCGCCCTTAGCGGCAAACCAGCCTAAACGCCTGCGCGGCCATCTTCGCGTGGCGGCGATAACCGAAGCGGCCACCCAACTCTTCGCCGAGAAGGGCTTTGATGCCGTGACCATGACCGAGATCGCTGCCAGCTCCGGCACGGCCATCGGCTCGCTGTATCGGTTTTTCCCCAACAAAGAATCGCTGGCCGACGCGCTGCTGCTGGAATACACCCGCGAAGTGATCGACAGGCTGGAAGTGCTGGAGGCAAGCGTCACCGGGGTGGATATTCCCACCGCAGCGGATCTGTTCACCCGCTTTGTGCTTTCGCTGCAGTCACAGCGAACCTTTGCCCTGAGGCTGGTGGAAGAGCGGGGCGAACATGAAGCGGCCCGGCTCCAGTTCAGGGACGCCATGCGCGGCGGATTCTCCACCGCCCTTCAGGTTGTTATCCCGAGTTTATCCGCCGAGCGTGCCAGCCTGATGACCATTGTTATCCTGCAAATGCTCAAAGGTGCGGCGGCGGCCAATCTGCAGAATGACGCAGAGCGTAAAGCGGTGCTCGCCGAAGCGCAGGCGCTGCTGGAGCTGTACCTTTCCACGGAACAGGCGAAGAAATAG
- a CDS encoding methionine synthase, whose protein sequence is MKRLLPTSTAGSLPKPSWLAQPETLWSPWKLQDQELIEGKQDALRLALHEQQLADIDIVSDGEQTRQHFVTTFIEHLDGVDFEKRETVRIRNRYDASVPTVVGAVARQKPVFVEDAKFLRKQTDRPIKWALPGPMTMIDTLYDNHYKSREKLAWEFAKILNQEAKELEAAGVDIIQFDEPAFNVFFDEVNEWGIATLERAIEGLKCETAVHICYGYGIKANTDWKKTLGSEWRQYEEAFPKLQTSNIDIISLECHNSHVPMDLLELIRGKKVMVGAIDVANHAIETPEEVANTLRKALQFVDAENLYPSTNCGMAPLPRHVARGKLHALSAGAEIVRREILGK, encoded by the coding sequence ATGAAAAGATTATTGCCTACGTCCACTGCCGGCAGCCTGCCAAAACCATCCTGGCTGGCCCAGCCTGAAACGCTGTGGTCGCCGTGGAAACTGCAGGATCAGGAACTGATTGAGGGTAAACAGGACGCCCTGCGCCTGGCGCTGCACGAACAACAGCTGGCCGATATCGACATCGTCAGCGACGGCGAACAGACTCGTCAGCACTTCGTGACCACCTTTATCGAACACCTGGACGGCGTGGATTTCGAGAAACGCGAAACCGTGCGCATCCGTAACCGCTACGACGCCAGCGTCCCGACCGTGGTCGGCGCCGTGGCTCGTCAAAAACCGGTGTTTGTGGAAGATGCCAAGTTCCTGCGCAAACAGACCGATCGACCAATCAAATGGGCGCTACCTGGCCCAATGACCATGATCGACACGCTGTATGACAACCACTACAAAAGCCGCGAAAAACTGGCCTGGGAATTCGCCAAAATCCTGAACCAGGAAGCGAAAGAGCTGGAAGCCGCCGGCGTGGACATCATTCAGTTCGATGAGCCAGCGTTCAACGTGTTCTTCGACGAAGTTAACGAATGGGGCATCGCCACGCTGGAGCGCGCCATCGAAGGGCTGAAGTGCGAAACCGCCGTGCATATCTGCTACGGCTACGGCATCAAAGCTAACACCGACTGGAAGAAAACGCTGGGCTCCGAATGGCGCCAGTACGAAGAAGCATTTCCAAAACTGCAGACCTCAAACATCGACATCATTTCGCTGGAGTGCCATAACTCCCATGTACCGATGGATCTGCTCGAGCTGATTCGCGGCAAGAAAGTGATGGTGGGCGCCATCGACGTGGCCAACCACGCCATTGAAACCCCGGAAGAAGTCGCCAACACGCTACGCAAAGCGCTGCAGTTCGTTGATGCCGAAAATCTCTACCCTTCCACCAACTGCGGTATGGCTCCGCTGCCGCGCCATGTGGCCAGAGGCAAACTGCACGCATTAAGCGCCGGGGCCGAGATCGTGCGTAGAGAAATTCTGGGTAAATAA
- a CDS encoding AbrB family transcriptional regulator: MKKQDPATPKSYRLLSPQRMQWSTLIIATALFGGLLTWLNIPAALLLGPMAAGIVISLNGAKIQPNGTLFLIAQGVIGCMIASKMPRSLAGTFGSHWLLFIVCVFSVIFICMLLGWIMTRMRILPGTTALWGLSPGAATAMTLMAEANGADTQLVAAMQYLRVIMVASVASVLMKVSGEHVPATSAAIDLFAHGSYLAMAETFGLIAFGCIAAKLLRLPAGALLITLVAGVVLSQNNWIEIALPQWVLVLAYTIVGWRIGLKFTRPLLKHAAQVLPRIAVSIVILIALCGVMAAFLVVVADIDPLTAYLAMSPGGADSVAIIAASSKHIDIAFVMSMQMTRFIILVAFGPIIGNIMKRQAKR; encoded by the coding sequence ATGAAGAAACAAGATCCTGCCACACCTAAAAGTTACCGCCTGCTGTCACCGCAGCGCATGCAGTGGAGCACGCTGATTATTGCTACCGCGCTTTTTGGCGGGCTGCTTACCTGGCTGAATATTCCCGCCGCCCTGCTGCTGGGGCCGATGGCAGCCGGGATTGTTATCTCCCTCAACGGTGCAAAAATTCAGCCCAACGGCACGCTGTTCCTCATCGCCCAGGGCGTCATCGGCTGTATGATTGCCAGCAAAATGCCCCGCAGCCTCGCCGGCACCTTCGGCTCTCACTGGCTGCTGTTTATTGTCTGCGTCTTTTCGGTGATTTTTATTTGTATGCTGCTCGGCTGGATAATGACCCGCATGCGTATCCTGCCCGGGACCACCGCGCTCTGGGGGTTAAGCCCCGGCGCCGCCACCGCCATGACGCTGATGGCCGAAGCCAACGGCGCTGACACACAGCTTGTGGCCGCCATGCAATATCTGCGGGTGATTATGGTGGCAAGCGTCGCTTCGGTGCTTATGAAGGTCTCCGGCGAGCATGTCCCGGCCACATCGGCGGCGATCGATCTTTTTGCACACGGCTCTTACCTCGCGATGGCCGAAACCTTTGGGCTTATCGCTTTCGGCTGCATTGCGGCCAAACTTCTGCGTCTGCCTGCCGGCGCGCTGTTGATCACGCTGGTCGCTGGCGTAGTGCTCTCGCAAAACAACTGGATAGAGATCGCGCTACCGCAGTGGGTGCTGGTGCTGGCGTACACCATTGTCGGCTGGCGCATTGGGCTGAAATTTACTCGCCCGCTGTTAAAACACGCCGCCCAGGTCCTGCCGCGTATTGCGGTCAGTATTGTGATTTTGATTGCCCTTTGCGGGGTGATGGCGGCATTTTTGGTGGTCGTGGCCGATATCGACCCGCTCACCGCTTATCTGGCCATGAGCCCCGGCGGCGCGGATTCTGTGGCGATTATCGCCGCCTCCAGCAAGCACATCGACATCGCCTTTGTGATGTCGATGCAGATGACCCGCTTTATTATTCTGGTCGCCTTCGGGCCGATAATCGGCAACATCATGAAGCGGCAGGCGAAGAGGTGA
- a CDS encoding YciI family protein, whose product MSIIYVVVLTYIKPLEEVDAQIPAHVEWLKKGYAEGVFLASGRRIPRNGGVILAKCDSIESLEARLSQDPFQKLNIAKAEILPFEATMKTQLLDAVF is encoded by the coding sequence ATGAGCATCATTTACGTTGTTGTTCTGACTTATATAAAACCATTAGAAGAAGTTGACGCTCAAATTCCTGCTCATGTTGAGTGGCTGAAGAAAGGTTACGCAGAGGGAGTATTTCTTGCATCAGGCAGGCGAATTCCCCGTAATGGCGGCGTTATTCTTGCTAAATGTGACAGCATTGAGTCTCTGGAAGCCCGCCTTAGCCAGGATCCATTCCAGAAACTCAACATTGCTAAAGCTGAAATTCTGCCCTTTGAAGCCACAATGAAAACGCAGTTACTGGACGCTGTTTTTTAA
- a CDS encoding LysR substrate-binding domain-containing protein, whose product MTLPPLYALRAFEVAARSGSFSQAAAQLNVTPGAVSRHIRTLEAWFECELFHRNGPKVEITAAGNALAMQLSEGFHRLDQACHAFRSGNRKLRLKSPSTLTMRWLLDVLSTFRQQNATPEIEMTSVWMDTDSVDFTREPYDCAILLGDGRFGAGTEARLLFDEWLVPICAPAQVEQARMDMSRCELIHPSPDRRDWRRWLKRTGKFNELNIARGTVFDTLEQGIRAAISGHGISIGDALLCQAAIQSGQLALPFAEAIASGDGYWLVWPKHSARLAHITLLGDALKEAAPQQLPDTLTLLR is encoded by the coding sequence ATGACGCTCCCCCCGCTGTATGCGCTGCGTGCATTTGAGGTTGCCGCCCGGTCAGGTTCGTTCAGCCAGGCCGCCGCGCAGCTAAACGTCACGCCCGGCGCAGTCAGCAGACATATCCGCACACTTGAAGCCTGGTTCGAATGCGAGCTGTTTCACCGTAATGGTCCCAAAGTAGAGATTACCGCCGCCGGTAACGCGCTGGCGATGCAGCTCTCGGAGGGCTTTCATCGGTTGGATCAGGCCTGCCATGCATTTCGCAGCGGCAACCGTAAACTGCGATTGAAATCGCCGTCGACGCTGACCATGCGCTGGCTGCTGGATGTGCTGAGCACCTTCCGGCAGCAGAACGCTACGCCGGAAATAGAAATGACCAGCGTGTGGATGGACACCGATAGCGTGGACTTTACGCGCGAGCCGTATGACTGCGCCATTCTGCTGGGTGACGGTCGGTTTGGTGCAGGGACGGAAGCCCGCCTATTGTTCGACGAATGGCTGGTGCCGATCTGCGCCCCGGCTCAGGTTGAACAGGCCCGCATGGACATGTCTCGCTGCGAGCTGATTCATCCCTCTCCGGATCGCCGTGACTGGCGAAGATGGCTAAAGCGCACCGGAAAATTCAACGAACTTAATATTGCGCGCGGCACGGTATTCGACACGCTGGAACAGGGCATTCGGGCGGCCATCAGCGGCCACGGCATTTCAATCGGTGATGCGTTGTTATGCCAGGCGGCAATCCAGAGTGGCCAGCTCGCGCTGCCGTTTGCCGAAGCGATTGCCAGCGGAGATGGCTACTGGCTTGTCTGGCCGAAGCACTCGGCGCGTTTAGCCCATATCACGCTGCTGGGCGATGCCTTAAAAGAAGCAGCACCTCAGCAATTGCCCGACACCTTGACGCTGCTACGCTAA
- a CDS encoding LysR family transcriptional regulator: protein MINSDDLAFFRTIATHSTLAAAARAMNVTPPSVTQRLRGLEQKLGVDLILRPSRQVSLTDEGSLLLSRAEKILTELAGLQSALDDRRQQVRGKLRVLAPLGFGNDYIAPLLGEYAAQHENLEVELTLSDDPHWATLHKWDLVVFIGELRDSSMHCIKLAPNQRFICASPEYLNRKGTPLTPEQLVEHDCIALRENSEDVTLWRFSGPKGDCPQRISPKLSSNEGRVVKEWALTGRGIIMRSEWDVLPQIHSGELLRLLPEYTLPDADIVALSGTPQAERSPRAQKFIELLKLRLAGRPWGEYAHAIGARA from the coding sequence ATGATAAACAGCGACGATCTGGCTTTTTTCCGCACTATTGCCACCCATAGCACGCTGGCCGCTGCCGCAAGGGCGATGAACGTCACGCCGCCCTCCGTTACGCAGCGGCTGCGCGGGCTGGAACAAAAACTTGGTGTTGATCTTATTTTGCGGCCTTCGCGGCAGGTTTCGCTGACCGATGAAGGCTCGCTGCTGCTGAGCCGGGCGGAGAAGATTCTCACCGAACTGGCGGGTCTGCAATCTGCCCTGGATGACAGGCGGCAGCAGGTCAGGGGCAAGCTGCGCGTGCTGGCCCCGCTGGGGTTTGGCAACGATTATATTGCGCCGTTGCTGGGGGAATACGCCGCCCAGCATGAAAACCTCGAAGTGGAGCTGACGCTTTCCGACGACCCGCATTGGGCCACGCTACACAAGTGGGATTTGGTTGTTTTCATCGGCGAGTTGCGCGACTCGAGCATGCACTGCATCAAGCTTGCGCCCAACCAACGCTTTATCTGTGCTTCGCCGGAATATCTGAACCGAAAGGGCACGCCGCTAACACCGGAACAGCTTGTGGAGCACGACTGCATTGCGCTGCGGGAAAACAGCGAAGATGTGACGCTGTGGCGTTTTTCCGGCCCAAAAGGGGACTGCCCGCAGCGGATCTCGCCCAAATTATCGAGCAACGAAGGACGCGTGGTAAAAGAGTGGGCGCTGACGGGCAGGGGGATCATTATGCGCTCCGAATGGGATGTGCTGCCGCAAATCCACAGTGGCGAACTGTTGAGACTACTGCCGGAATACACGCTGCCAGATGCCGACATCGTGGCGCTGAGCGGCACTCCGCAGGCGGAACGAAGCCCCAGGGCGCAAAAGTTTATCGAACTGCTTAAGCTGCGGCTGGCGGGTAGGCCCTGGGGGGAATATGCTCATGCTATTGGCGCAAGGGCATAG
- a CDS encoding LysR substrate-binding domain-containing protein codes for MRRKIPSSTSLQAFEAAARHGNFARAAEELSLTEGAISRQIARLESLLGCRLFDRTGSRVKLNPVGTRYASHVRETLKRIERDTQYIMGMPRDSRSLDIAAPPTFSSRWLIPRLSRFAALHPDITLNIAARTDPFVLSGSGFDAVVHFEHAAWAGMRVQFLFEEKLVPVCHPGLLTDHEGKGQLKDLPRIHRRLNPDAWHHYARATGISLDNLAQGARYDLHEMAIAAALAGQGVALVPRMYVAQELDSGRLVAPWPESDSLSKKFCLVKPVETGINESALIDFECWLLDEINPQTGTFR; via the coding sequence ATGCGTAGAAAAATTCCCAGCAGTACATCCCTGCAGGCTTTTGAGGCGGCGGCCCGGCACGGTAATTTTGCCCGGGCAGCCGAGGAACTTTCGCTGACGGAAGGGGCCATTAGTCGCCAGATTGCACGCCTCGAATCGTTACTGGGTTGTCGACTGTTTGACCGGACAGGGAGCCGCGTGAAACTCAACCCTGTCGGTACGCGATATGCCTCCCATGTTCGCGAAACGCTTAAGCGAATTGAAAGAGATACTCAGTACATCATGGGTATGCCGAGGGACAGCAGGAGTCTGGATATTGCCGCGCCACCGACATTTTCGAGCCGGTGGCTTATCCCCCGGCTGAGCCGTTTTGCTGCTTTACATCCGGACATCACGTTAAATATTGCCGCCAGAACCGATCCTTTCGTTTTGAGCGGAAGCGGTTTTGATGCCGTAGTGCATTTTGAACATGCCGCATGGGCCGGGATGCGCGTGCAATTTCTCTTTGAGGAAAAACTGGTTCCCGTATGCCACCCGGGGTTGTTAACAGATCATGAGGGAAAGGGGCAGTTGAAGGATTTACCAAGAATTCACAGACGCCTGAACCCGGATGCATGGCATCACTATGCCCGTGCAACGGGAATAAGCCTTGATAATCTGGCGCAGGGGGCCCGGTACGATCTTCATGAAATGGCCATTGCTGCCGCACTGGCTGGGCAAGGTGTTGCCCTGGTACCACGCATGTACGTTGCACAAGAACTCGATAGCGGAAGACTGGTCGCCCCCTGGCCGGAATCAGACTCGTTGAGTAAAAAATTCTGTTTAGTGAAACCGGTGGAAACGGGAATCAACGAATCTGCATTAATCGATTTTGAGTGCTGGCTACTGGACGAAATTAATCCGCAAACAGGGACATTCCGCTAA
- a CDS encoding DUF1852 domain-containing protein translates to MTKAFTFTLKSIVFDENYNPSGNTRITTNFANLARGEKRQENLRNALIMIDNRFNSLANWDNPTSDRYGVELEIISVELDVEGKGNTFPAIEILKTHVLDKKTGQRIEGIVGNNFSSYVRDYDFSVLLPEYNQDREKFTIPENYGDLHGNLFRHFVDSDTYKENFNKAPVICLSVSSKNVYRQTGNRHPVLGIEYEQDSSSLTDLYFNKMGLKARYFMPPNSVAPFAFYHTGDLVNDYSNLELISTISTMETFQKIYRPEIYNANSPAGLCFQPSLNHQDHSFTQIVYDREERSRLAIEQGKFTEEHFIKPYQTILEQWSANYPL, encoded by the coding sequence ATGACTAAAGCGTTTACTTTTACTCTTAAGAGCATTGTTTTTGATGAGAATTACAACCCATCAGGGAATACGCGCATCACAACCAATTTTGCTAACCTGGCCCGCGGCGAGAAGCGTCAGGAGAACCTGCGTAACGCTTTGATCATGATTGATAACCGCTTCAACTCTCTGGCGAACTGGGACAACCCAACCTCCGACCGCTACGGCGTTGAACTTGAAATTATTTCCGTTGAACTGGATGTCGAAGGCAAGGGCAACACCTTCCCGGCGATTGAGATCTTAAAAACCCACGTGCTGGATAAGAAAACCGGCCAGCGCATCGAAGGCATCGTCGGGAACAACTTCTCTTCCTACGTTCGCGACTACGATTTCAGCGTTCTGCTGCCAGAGTACAACCAGGATCGTGAAAAATTCACCATTCCGGAAAACTACGGCGACCTGCACGGGAACTTGTTCAGACACTTTGTTGACTCAGACACCTACAAAGAAAACTTCAACAAAGCGCCGGTGATTTGCCTGAGCGTATCCAGCAAAAACGTTTACCGCCAGACCGGGAACCGCCATCCGGTGCTCGGCATCGAATATGAGCAAGATTCATCTTCCCTGACCGATCTCTATTTCAACAAAATGGGGCTGAAGGCTCGCTACTTCATGCCGCCAAACAGCGTGGCACCGTTTGCCTTCTACCACACGGGCGACCTGGTGAATGACTACTCGAACCTCGAGCTTATCAGCACCATCAGTACCATGGAGACGTTCCAGAAGATCTATCGCCCGGAGATTTACAACGCGAATTCTCCGGCCGGGCTGTGCTTCCAGCCAAGCCTGAACCACCAGGATCATTCATTTACTCAAATTGTTTACGATCGTGAAGAACGCAGCCGTTTGGCCATCGAACAAGGGAAGTTTACTGAAGAGCACTTCATCAAACCGTACCAAACAATTTTAGAGCAGTGGTCTGCCAACTACCCTCTTTGA
- a CDS encoding LysE family translocator, which yields MNIPLLGAYTLAVFMLILTPGPVVALVTGTAARHGSRKAFLTVIGTNSASLVLIAFAAMVLAGIVSLSPLHLSLLGLAGSVFIGWGAIVSLQSRHEGGDEKTAISDGGGLLKGFVVGVSNPKDILFFVSFFPQFMAVTQDFSASILTLSLVWIALDFAILALYILTVQRWVPERHGKWLDRISALFLLAVALFGLVYNARALLSF from the coding sequence ATGAATATTCCCCTGCTCGGTGCCTACACGCTCGCTGTCTTTATGTTGATCCTGACCCCCGGCCCGGTTGTTGCTCTGGTGACCGGCACGGCGGCGCGACACGGCAGCAGAAAAGCGTTTCTGACCGTTATCGGCACCAACAGCGCTTCGCTGGTGCTGATTGCCTTTGCGGCTATGGTGCTGGCGGGCATTGTTTCTCTCTCGCCGCTGCACTTGTCTTTGTTGGGTCTGGCGGGCTCGGTGTTTATTGGCTGGGGAGCAATCGTCAGCCTGCAAAGCAGGCATGAAGGAGGCGATGAAAAAACGGCAATAAGCGACGGGGGAGGACTCTTAAAAGGCTTTGTGGTAGGCGTCTCTAACCCGAAAGACATTCTGTTTTTTGTCTCTTTTTTCCCTCAGTTTATGGCGGTTACCCAGGATTTTAGCGCCAGCATTCTCACGCTCTCCCTGGTGTGGATTGCGCTGGATTTTGCGATCCTTGCGCTTTATATCCTCACCGTGCAGCGCTGGGTGCCCGAGCGCCACGGTAAATGGCTCGACCGTATCTCAGCGCTGTTTCTGCTTGCCGTGGCGCTGTTTGGCCTGGTTTACAATGCCCGGGCGCTGCTCTCGTTTTGA
- a CDS encoding DSD1 family PLP-dependent enzyme codes for MSAEWLTTRDTPFLLIEKSKYLRNIERLYSRIHALGSEVRPHLKTLRSIEAARYLLKQSDSPATVSTLAEAEAFAAAGYTNLLYAVGIAPHKLSRVAALMAKGVNLHILLDSEPQAAAVAEYSRAHNLAFSVFIEVDCDGHRGGLPPHSDELLTLARLIEASSSTLTGLLAHAGESYSCRTDEAILAAARAECTAIKAAGNRLRAQGYTCPVLSVGATPTAHFADDLTGINEVRAGVFTTFDLVMKNVGVCRLEDIALSVVATVIGHNREKGWVFIDAGWMALSRDRGTAAQSQDYGYGQVCSLDGNPLEKLLVTTTNQEHGIIILPEASAFAVDDFPVGSRVRILPNHACATAAMHHHYQVLSEDGEGHEVWQRIVGW; via the coding sequence ATGTCCGCCGAATGGCTCACCACCCGTGATACCCCCTTTTTGCTGATCGAGAAAAGCAAATACCTGCGCAACATTGAGCGCCTTTACTCGCGCATTCATGCCCTGGGCAGCGAGGTTCGGCCCCACCTGAAAACGCTGCGCTCCATTGAGGCCGCCCGCTACCTGCTGAAGCAAAGCGATTCCCCGGCTACGGTTTCCACGCTCGCCGAGGCAGAAGCCTTTGCCGCCGCGGGATACACCAATCTGCTTTATGCCGTCGGCATTGCGCCTCACAAACTTTCCCGCGTGGCGGCGCTGATGGCTAAAGGCGTGAACCTGCACATTCTTCTCGACAGCGAACCGCAGGCCGCCGCCGTGGCCGAATACAGCCGGGCGCACAATCTGGCGTTTTCGGTTTTTATTGAAGTGGATTGCGACGGCCATCGGGGCGGTTTGCCGCCGCACAGCGATGAACTTTTGACCCTGGCCCGCCTCATTGAGGCAAGCAGCTCCACGCTGACCGGCCTGCTGGCTCACGCCGGGGAATCCTATAGCTGTCGCACGGACGAAGCTATTCTCGCGGCTGCCAGAGCCGAATGTACCGCGATTAAAGCTGCCGGAAATCGCCTGCGTGCGCAGGGCTATACTTGCCCCGTACTAAGCGTAGGTGCCACGCCGACAGCCCATTTTGCGGACGATCTCACCGGCATCAACGAAGTCAGAGCCGGGGTGTTTACCACCTTCGACCTGGTGATGAAAAACGTCGGCGTCTGCCGCCTGGAGGATATTGCGCTTAGCGTCGTCGCCACGGTAATCGGCCACAACAGGGAGAAAGGCTGGGTATTTATTGATGCCGGGTGGATGGCGCTCTCCCGCGACAGGGGCACGGCGGCGCAAAGTCAGGACTACGGCTACGGCCAGGTGTGCAGCCTGGACGGTAATCCCTTAGAAAAGCTGCTGGTCACCACGACCAACCAGGAGCACGGCATCATTATCTTGCCGGAAGCGTCAGCCTTTGCCGTCGATGATTTCCCCGTCGGCAGCCGGGTGCGTATTCTGCCCAACCACGCCTGCGCCACCGCCGCCATGCATCATCACTATCAGGTTCTGAGCGAAGATGGCGAGGGGCACGAAGTCTGGCAGCGGATCGTCGGCTGGTAA
- a CDS encoding Imm63 family immunity protein has translation MKTIETLRAELLAIGKQLGGGVRPNHYFIIPDKPDYFATPYLEIHDQEYHFVVNERGMETTRKVTPSDEEILYWFTRCGVNALASSYAATHASPDEDFRTAYFRKRFYLMLSIKTAWATREKNEIKSHLHV, from the coding sequence ATGAAAACTATCGAAACGCTGAGAGCTGAGCTTCTGGCTATTGGCAAGCAACTCGGGGGCGGCGTCAGGCCAAACCATTACTTTATTATTCCTGATAAGCCTGACTATTTCGCGACACCCTACCTTGAGATTCATGACCAGGAATATCATTTTGTGGTAAACGAGCGAGGTATGGAGACCACACGAAAGGTAACGCCAAGTGATGAGGAAATTCTTTATTGGTTTACTCGTTGCGGCGTCAATGCGTTAGCTTCAAGTTACGCTGCTACACACGCCTCGCCTGATGAAGATTTCAGGACGGCGTATTTTAGAAAGCGGTTTTACTTGATGCTTTCAATAAAAACAGCGTGGGCAACCAGAGAGAAAAATGAAATCAAATCTCATCTTCACGTATAA
- a CDS encoding glutathione peroxidase, whose protein sequence is MNPFHQLTATSLTGQQITLSDYAGKLVLVVNTASQCGFTPQYAGLEALYKKYAEQGLVVLGFPCNQFGKQEPGDADDIARTCHINYGVSFPMFAKIEVNGTAAHPVFRYLKNELPGVLGGRIKWNFTKFLIGRDGKPLKRFAPFTTPEKMEAAIVAALKI, encoded by the coding sequence ATGAATCCATTTCATCAACTGACGGCCACCAGTCTGACTGGCCAGCAGATTACCCTGTCCGATTACGCCGGTAAGCTGGTGCTGGTGGTGAATACCGCCAGCCAGTGTGGCTTTACGCCGCAGTACGCAGGCCTTGAGGCTCTCTATAAGAAATACGCCGAGCAAGGGCTGGTGGTGCTTGGTTTCCCCTGTAACCAGTTTGGCAAGCAGGAACCTGGTGACGCCGATGACATCGCGCGGACCTGCCATATTAACTACGGCGTGAGCTTCCCGATGTTCGCAAAAATCGAAGTCAACGGAACCGCCGCGCATCCCGTGTTTCGTTATCTGAAAAATGAGTTGCCAGGCGTGCTGGGGGGCCGCATCAAGTGGAACTTCACAAAGTTCCTGATTGGCCGGGACGGAAAACCGCTGAAGCGTTTTGCACCGTTCACGACCCCGGAGAAAATGGAAGCCGCAATCGTGGCTGCACTTAAAATTTGA
- a CDS encoding MBL fold metallo-hydrolase produces the protein MNYSSFPSCQIGDFLVTALSDGSMPASLDLLSGIDIAEAEAIQQSAGLAEPGNIQINAYLIRGQGLTLLVDTGTGGRNNVGGQLRTNLAALGVGPDDVDMVLLSHCHPDHIGGLLDAEGNPVYRQAELHLHPLEAEYWLNDEKQRGANERGKLNFRLARQTLEAYAQNLHFFSQREITAGILPVWLPGHTPGHTGFRIDADDKSLLIWGDIVHYPHIQSAQPSACILFDVDPVQAEQTRKNLLKQAAREKLLIAGMHLDRTGFATLGMVDDGDAISYALAPIA, from the coding sequence ATGAATTATTCATCTTTTCCGTCCTGCCAGATTGGCGATTTTCTGGTTACCGCCTTAAGTGATGGCTCCATGCCCGCCAGCCTGGATTTACTCTCTGGCATCGACATCGCTGAAGCAGAAGCCATCCAGCAGAGCGCAGGCCTGGCCGAGCCCGGCAATATTCAAATTAACGCTTACCTGATCCGCGGGCAGGGACTCACCCTGCTGGTGGATACAGGTACGGGGGGACGGAATAACGTTGGCGGGCAATTGAGAACAAATCTTGCCGCTCTGGGTGTCGGTCCAGATGACGTGGACATGGTTTTGTTGAGTCACTGTCATCCTGACCATATTGGCGGCCTGCTGGATGCAGAAGGAAACCCTGTCTATAGACAGGCGGAACTTCATTTGCACCCTCTGGAAGCAGAGTACTGGCTGAATGATGAAAAACAAAGAGGCGCCAATGAGCGGGGCAAACTTAACTTCAGGCTGGCACGTCAAACATTAGAGGCCTATGCACAGAACCTGCATTTTTTTAGCCAGCGTGAAATCACGGCGGGTATCCTCCCGGTTTGGTTACCGGGTCACACGCCGGGCCACACTGGCTTTCGCATTGATGCGGACGATAAAAGCTTACTCATATGGGGGGACATCGTTCATTACCCCCACATTCAATCTGCGCAGCCCAGCGCCTGTATTCTCTTCGACGTTGATCCGGTGCAAGCCGAACAAACGCGGAAAAACCTGCTGAAACAAGCCGCAAGGGAAAAACTGCTTATTGCAGGTATGCATCTGGACCGGACCGGCTTTGCTACCCTTGGCATGGTTGATGATGGGGATGCTATTTCCTATGCCCTTGCGCCAATAGCATGA